The genomic stretch CTAAAGACTTTACGATTTATCAAGCCAACTATTTGTAAATTAGCGGATTGAAAAATATGGCATGGTTTCGGCAAATAACAACTATCACCAAAATAATCTGTACCATGAAGAAATTAATTACAATTCTGATTTGTCAGGCATTATTACTTGCTTCTGCCTCAGCACAGGAACTGGATAAAGAAGTAGAAGACATCAAACAAGTTATTCTTTCAGCCTACGTTGAAGGAATTCAAAATGCGGGCGATGTCGAAGCCGTTGAACAAGGCTTTCATCCCGGTTTTGATATGCTTATACTGCAAAACAATGCACTTAACAAACTGGCGATCTATAACTGGATGATAAGTATCAAGCGCCGCAAGGCTGACCCTGCAAGTGCAGACCTTCCGGAAGTAACCTGCAAGTTTCTTGACGTGGATGTTACCGGCGATGCAGCAGTTGTAAAACTGGAACTGCACCGCGAAGGTACACTCCTGTTCACTGATTATCTTTGTTTGTATCGCTTTGAAGAAGGATGGAAGATTGTTACCAAGCTCTTTCACAGACATTAATTTAATTTTATCCCACAGGTAAGCATCCCGTTGTTTTCTTCTGAACCTCCTGATGGATTAGAACTTAGCTGATCGTACAATGGCTTAGGGCACTTATTCATGTGGTTGAATCTAAAGCAAACAATCAACTGCAGAACGCTGTTAATTGATTTATAGAAGACTCTCTATAAATCAATTAATATTAGCAGCATGAAAAGTCTATTTCAATCGTTACTGATAACACCTATAATATTTTTTCTGCATTCAGGCATAATGGCGCAGTCCGTTATTACACAAACTCCATTTCCAGGGGTTTCTGTTCCCCTTATACTCGGTCTTGAGCATGCCGGCGATCAATCCGGATATTTGTATCCTGTGAGCCAGCAAGGCCGCATTTATCGTTTTGACAAAAACAGTTCAAATCCCACTGCTGAGATTTGGCTTGATATTACTGACAGGCTGGTTTCTGGTGGCGAACGCGGATTGCTCGGGCTGGCATTTCATCCTGATTTTGCAGACAATGGCCGCTTCTATGTAAATTACACTGCTCCCAGTCCTTTGAGAACTGTCATCTCTTCCTTTGAAACGGATCCGGAAACCGGGCATGCACTTCCAGATTCTGAAACCATTCTTCTGGTGTTCAACCAGCCTTTCACAAACCATAACGGTGGGGATATAGCATTCGGCCCTGATGGCTATCTCTACATTGCCTCTGGTGATGGAGGCTCTGGTGGTGATCCGCAAAACAATGCCCAAAACACTCAAAATCTCCTGGGAGCCATGCTGCGCATTGATGTTGATAGTACTTCTGGTGAGCTTAATTACGCCATTCCTCCTGATAATCCTTTTGCCGGTTCACCCGATGGAAGAGACGAAATATTTGCCTGGGGACTGCGCAATCCCTGGCGCTTTAGTTTTGATTCACAAAACGGTTCGTTGTGGGCCGGTGATGTTGGGCAGAATGCCTGGGAGTGGATACATATTATTGAGAATGGCAAAAACTACGGCTGGCGTGTTATTGAAGGTTCGCATTGTTTTAATCCTCCAATTGGCTGTGATACAACAGGACTTGAAATGCCTGTTTTTGAATACAGTCAGGATAATGGAGACCGCTCGATTACCGGCGGTTTTGTGTATTATGGTTCTAAAAATCCGGCATTATACGGGAAATACATCTATGGCGATTTTACATCCGGCAGGATATGGGCACTTGATTATGATTACGAAAATGGCGAAGCCGGCAATAATATTGAGCTTCTTGATTTAATCAGCAATGTTTCCTCGTTTGGTGTTGATGAAGAAGGTGAGATATATGTGCTGACTTATAGCGGCGGCAGCATACTCAGTTTGCTGGCAGTGCCGGTAGCGCCATTAATTTCTGAACCGTCAGGTGGTGATACAGTTTATAATATTCACACCATCAGTTGGGAAGAAGGGCCAGTGGTTGACCAGTACAATCTACAAGTGAGTCAAAGCCCTTTCTTTGAATCGCTGGTTATTGATGAAAATACTGCTGAACCAAGTCTGGAAATCACTTTACCTGATGGTGTCTTCTATGCAAGGGTAAAAGCCATGAATGAAGCCGGTGAAAGTAATTTCTCCACGGCTGTACAATACATCGTAACCGGAACAATCGGTATGGATGATATACGACCCAACACTGCGTTATTTGGTATTATAAGCATTGAACCAAACCCGGCAACATCTTTTGTAAGCATCCGTTTCCAGCTTCCGGAAAAAAATTATGCCCGGATCATTATGTATAATTCTTTGGGAGAGAAATTGTTGGATGTTGCTGAAGGCAATTTCACAACAGGGTCACATGATATCGGATTTCAAATCAACAGGCTCAAACCGGGCTTATATTTTCTGAAAATGAGTTCAAATGGCCATGAAGATGCGCGAAAGTTGCTTATAAAAAACTGAGGTTTATCAAAAGGCGCTCTGGGATCAATTGCATAAAATGTCCTAAATTTCTCCGCCCTTCAGGGAAAAGTTGGCAGTTGGCAGACTGCAGTGGCAAAAACCCCATACTGTATCACTGCATCACTGTATTGCTGCAACACTGCATCACAAAAATAGCGACAACATGTTGGTTAGTTTCCAACCTTAAGCGCTTGGAAACTTAAAAAAATAGCTGGTATTTTGTTCAAGATAGTTGTCCGCTTTCGAACAATTACTAATTTAGCCATGCCAAACACGAGGTAAAACAAGACATATATCCGCTACGACACCGAGTTCCAAGGGATTGTAAGAATCATTTTGTTGTAAGCGGTTACAAACCCCAGAAACATGAGCGAAAAATTAGACTCCAAAATCCTGATCGTTGACGACGATGCCGATGTATTGCTGGCTGCCAAACTCTTTCTGCGCCAGCATTTTAATGTGGTTCACACAGAAAAAGTACCGGAAAATATTCCCACACTACTGAAAACTGAGAATTACGATGTCATCCTGCTCGACATGAATTTCTCACGTGATGCCACCAGCGGTAAGGAAGGTTTTTTCTGGCTAAACAAAATCCTTGAAATTGATCCGCTGGCCGTAGTTATTTTTATCACCGGATACGGAGATATTGAACTGGCGGTTCAGGGAATTAAGGAAGGAGCGACAAATTTCATACTCAAACCCTGGGACAATAAAAAACTATTGGCCACCATCACCGCCAACCTACAGGTAAGGCACTCAAAGCAGGAAATTGACGAATTGCGTTCGAAACAAAAAATACTTCTCACTCATCAGGATCAGGCCTATGGAAACCTTATCGGGCAATCACCATCAATGCAGAAAGTGCTTGCTACTGTTGACAAAGTTGCCAAAACCGATGCCAATGTGCTGATATTAGGCGAGAATGGAACGGGAAAAGAATTGATAGCAAGGGCAATACATCGGGCTTCAAAGCGGCTTGATGAAGTATTTATCAGTGTTGACCTGGGTGCAATAAGCGAAACCTTATTTGAGAGTGAACTTTTTGGGTTCAAAAAAGGAGCCTTTACTGATGCCAAGGAAGACCGAGCCGGAAGGTTCGAAGCAGCAAATAAAGGAAGCATTTTTCTCGATGAGATTGGGAATCTTTCATTCCCGCTTCAATCGAAATTACTGAGCGTGATCCAGAACCGTAAGGTAGTCAGGATAGGAACCAACCGCGAAATCCCGATTGATGTCCGCTTGATCTGTGCCACCAATATGCCATTGTATCAGATGGTAAACGACGGAAAATTTCGGCAGGATCTTTTGTACCGTATTAATACCGTTGAAATTCTTTTGCCCCCGCTCCGTGAAAGAGTAGAAGACATTCCTGCTTTGTCGGATCATTTCCTGCAAATCTATTGCAAGAAATACAAAATGCCTCATAAAAGAATCAGCCCGGTAACTTTTAAACGGCTTGAAAAACACAGCTGGCCCGGTAACATCCGGGAACTGCAACATGCTATTGAAAGGGCTGTGATTATGAGTGAATCCAATATTCTTGAACCCCATGATTTTTTCCTTCCTCACATGGAAGATCCGAGTGCTGAGAGTATGCTGCCTGCCAACATGAACCTTGAAGAAACCGAGAAAATGCTGATCCGTAAGGTGTACGACAAGCATGGCGGCAATATTAGCAAAGCAGCCAAGGAGTTAGGCCTCACCAGGGCATCGTTGTACCGCAGAATAGAAAAATATGGTCTATAGAAGTTTCCGCTTTGGTGTGATCGCAAGGGTTATATTACTGGCTATTGCGATCCTGCTCACCATATACCTGCTCAAGCTGACCAGTCACTACTTAAGCGGAATCATCATGATATTCGTTAATATCTTACTCATCTTCGAACTGATCAGGTTTGTTGAGCGAACCAATCGTAAACTCACATTGTTTCTCGACAGCATCCGCCATTCTGACTTTGCAAGTTCTTTCAGCGATAAGGGTAAAGGCAAAAGCTTTGAAGAACTGAACAGGGCTTTCAATGAGGTCATCCATGATTTTAAAAAAACGCGTGCCGAAAAAGAAGAACACTTCAATTATCTGCAAACTGTGGTGCAACATGTAAGCATTGGGATCATCGCCTTCCGAAAAGATGGTAAGGTTGATCTATCTAACAATGCAGCAAAAGGTCTGCTGCGCATCAACAACCTACGCCTGATCAATGATCTCGCAAAACTAAAATCAGATCTGCCGGAAATATTGCTTCACATGAAGGCTGGCGATAAACACCTCTGCAAAATCTTTGTTGAGGACGAATTGCTGCAATTATCAGTTTATGCCACCGAATTCAGGATGCGTGGTGAGGAATATGTGCTTATCTCGCTGCAAAATATAAGCGCCGAATTGGATGAGAAAGAAGTTGAATCATGGCAAAAGCTTATAAGGGTGCTGACCCATGAAATCATGAACTCTATTACGCCAATATCCTCGCTTATTTCAACCATACTGCAAATGCTTTTCAAAAATGAAGACGGTGACCTAACATTAAATAAACTGGATCACGAGGATCGCGAGGGTTTGCTGCTTGCATTAAAAACGATTCAAAACCGTGGGCAGGGCTTGCTTAGTTTTGTGGAAATATATCGTAACCTTACAAGAATACCAAAACCAAACTTCAGGTATTTCGGGGTGAGTGAAATTATTGAGCGTGCCGAAATATTGCTGAGCCCAAAGATCGAACAACTCGGCATAAAATTTACTACCAAAATTATCCCTGCCAACTTAATGATCACTGCCGATCCAGATTTGATTGACCAGGTTATCATCAACCTGATGCTAAACGCAATGGAAGCAGTAAAAGACAATCGCGAACCAATGATCTCTATGGTTGCATACCAAAACCTGAACGGACGTATATCTATTGATGTTGTTGACAACGGTTATGGCATTAAACCTGATATCCTGGATAAAATATTCATGCCCTTTTTTACTTCCAAACGCGAAGGAAATGGCATTGGATTGAGTATTTCACGTCAAATGATGTACCTGCACAAAGGCAATATCACGGTGAAATCGAAACCGGGTGAGGGGAGCATTTTTACGTTAACATTTTGAAACCTGTGTGCGATACAATGACCGACTACTATAATTGATGCCCTACAGGCATTCCAATCATCATGAACCAAATCCTTGTAAGATTAACTATAACCAAACATATATTATATTTCCCTTGTTAAGGCTATAACTTAAACTACTTAAACAAATGAAAAAACCTGCTCCTGTTCAATACCAGATACACACTTTGCTTACCCATCGCTGGAGCCCACGTGCATTTTCATCCAGGAAAATTCCTGTTGATAAAATTAAACGATTATTTGAGGCTGCACGCTGGGCACCCTCAAGTTCTAACGATCAGGAATGGAGATTTATCATTGGGTTCAAAGAAGATGAAACCCACAAGAAAATTTTTGATACGCTTGTAGAGTTTAACCAGTTGTGGGCAGGTGAAGCTTATATGTTGGTATTGATTTGTGGCCAAACCATCAGCAAAAAAACCGATAAGCCAAGTCCTGTGTTTTCATACGACGTAGGACAAGCTGTTGCCCTGCTTAGCGTTCAGGCAACCCATGAGGAACTTTTTGTTCACCAGATGGGTGGTTTTGACAAGGACAAAGCCAGGAAATTGCTGGAACTTCCTGCTGAAATTGAACCATTAGCAGTTATGGCTATCGGTTATCCGGGAGATGCATCCAAACTTCATCCGAACCTTCAGCCTGGTGAAAAATCAGAGCGCGTTCGCAATAATTTCGATACCTTTGTGTTCACAAAAAAGTATGGAGAGCCAAGCGGGCTCTTTGATGACAAGTGAACAGCTAAGTAACATGAACACGACACGACACAAACATAAGAATTTACGATTTGCGATTTCGGATTTGCGATTGGGGATATACACAATAGCTTTCATCATGTTGTTTTATTCCTGTGGTGGCAGGCAACAGTCATCAGGTGTTCATACACCCAGCCTGGCTGAGAGGATCATGAAAGCCGATGTGCCATATTTTAATCCTGATTCTGCTTACCATTTTGTAAAACAACAGGTTGATTTCGGGCCGAGGGTTCCAAATACTTCTGCCCACGCAGCCTGTGCAGATTATCTTTCTCAAACCCTGGGAAGGTTCACACCCCATGTTATTGTTCAGGAAGCGCGTGTAAAAGCCTATGATGGCACGATCCTGAACATCAAAAACATTATTGGTTCGTTTAACCCGGATACAAAAAACCGGGTTTTATTATGCGCACATTGGGACTCAAGACCATATGCTGATCACGATCCGGATCCGGCAAATCATTATTCTCCGATTTTAGGTGCGAATGATGGAGCCAGCGGCGTGGGGGTTTTACTTGAACTGGCCAGGCAACTCTCACTGAATCCAGTAAATACAGGTGTTGACATTATCTTTTTTGATGCTGAGGATTATGGAGAGCATCAAAGCATGCAGGCACGAACAGGTGATTTTTGGGCATTGGGTTCGCAATACTGGGCCAGAAACCCACATAAACCAAATTACACAGCACGGTTCGGAATATTACTGGATATGGTAGGCGCATCAAATGCAGTGTTTACAATGGAAGGTACTTCAATGTATTACGCTCCGGACATCATGAAAAAAGTGTGGGACATTGCCCATCAAATCAGCTACGGCTCATTTTTTTCTTACCAGCGAACCAACCCGATTGTGGATGATCACACTTATGTGAATGAGATAATCCGTATTCCAACGATTGATATCATCCATTATTCAACAGATACCGAAACAGGTTTTTTCGAACATTGGCATACCGTAAACGACAATATGGATGTGATTGATAAAAACACACTGAAGGCTGTGGGCAAAACAGTTCTCACTGTTCTTTACCTCGAGAACCAGCAATTATAACATTTCATTGGCTAGATTCGCCAGCTCAGAGCGTTCACCTTTTTCGAGGCGGATATGGGCGTAAATTGGATGGTATTTGATTTTATCAATCAGCACCGAAAGGCCGTTGCTTTGCGAATCGAGATAAGGGGTATCAATCTGGTAAATATCGCCGGTGAAGATAATCTTGGTGTTTTCACCTGCCCTTGTGATAATGGTTTTTACTTCGTGTGGTGTCAGGTTCTGGGCTTCATCAACAATAAAAAATACATTGGAAATACTACGCCCACGTATGTAAGCCAAAGGCTGGATCAGCAGTTTCTCTTTTTCTACTGATTCAGTAATACTTTTGTATTCCTTGTCCTTTTCGCCGTATTGGTTCTGAATAAACTTCAGGTTATCGTGCAGTGGCTCCATATATGGGTTCACTTTGCTCTTAATATCACCAGGCAAGTAACCGATATCTTTGTTGCTAAGTGGTACGATAGGCCTAGAAAGGTAAACCTGCTTGAAATTGCGCTTCTGCTCAAGCGCTGAAGCCAGTGCAAGCAAGGTTTTTCCGGTTCCGGCAACACCTTGCAGCGTAACCAGTCGAACATTGGGGTTGAGTAGCGCATGAATAGCAAAGACCTGTTCGGCATTGCGCGGATTGATACGGTAAGCACTGCGCTTTTCAATCCTTTCCATAAGCTTGGTTACAGGGTTGTAGAATGCCAGTGCAGAATTGCGGGTGTTTTTCAGGATGTAGTAATGATTTGGGATGGGGTTGCTGACACCCACAATTTTAGGATCACATACACCATCCTGGTAAAGTGTGTCAATGGCCTCCTTATCAAGGCCTTCCAATAAGGTTTTGCCTGAATACAAGCCTTCAACGTCTTTGATTTTCCCGGTTTTGTAGTCTTCGGCGGGCAAGTTGAGCGATTTGGCTTTTAACCTGAGGTTGACGTCTTTTGTTACGAGGATAACTTTTCTTTCAGGATTTTCCTTCTGTAAAACCAGGGCAGCATTTAAAATGCGATGATCGGGTTTGTTATCGCCAAAAACAGTTCTTGCATCAATCGGTAAATCGGCAACGGTTTCATTCATCACCACCTTGAACTTGCCCTTGTTCTCCTTACCCAATGGAATCCACTGTTGTAAGGTATGATTGGCCGACATTTTATCCATGATACGGATAAATTCCCTGGCTTCGAAATTGATGATTTCATTGCCTTTTTTGAAGTTATCCAGTTCTTCCAGAACCGTTATGGGAATGGCTATATCATTGTCCTCAAAATTATGGATTGAGCTGTGGTTGTATAAGATCACCGATGTGTCGAGCACAAAAATCTTAGCCGATTTTTTGGTTTCGGTTACTTTTACACTGCGCGCGGTCCTGGCCTTGGTAGTTGTTTTTACAGGCATTTATTTATTTACGATTTCAGATTTACGATTTACGATTCCCCCGCCTGAATGAATGTTCATCCGGGCAGGGGGTTCGGCGTTCCGGGTTTTGGAACATCTCCCCTTCTCCCTATCTCATTTTCTCCCCTTCTCTATTACCCCCTACTTACAGGCTTGCACCGTACGCTGCAGCCGGCTCATATCATAACCTTCAGCAGAAAGTTTTATTGTTAGTTCTTCAAATAGTTTTTCATCCATTTCGGGTGTACGGCTCAGGATCCAAAGGTACTTTTTCCCGGAAGTTACCACCGCCCAGGAATAATCCTCTGCAAGCATAATAATATCATAATCGCCGCGGAATGGCCAGAAAAATTGTACCTTAAGTTTTGTATTATTCGATCCTTCAACCGGATAAGCCCTGCCTCTGATTCCGGATTCTTTGCCATCAACCGCCTTACGGCGGCAGCGGTTGATGACCCTTATATAGCTTTTTTCCGTCAACTGATATTCGGCAGTAGTGCAGTGGCAGCCTTTCTGGAAAGATGCAGGAAAGGAAGCTAGCTCGTACCAAATGCCGGCATATTTTTCAAGGTCTACATTACCGACCTTGGTAGGTGTGCTTTTTGACGACATACAGGATGAGGATAAGATTACAACTACAATAAGTGACAAACTTCTGAACATGGTGGGTATTTTTAGCAAAAATAAGTGAAAAGCTGATAGGGGGGATTCTTTTTAATGACACCAGGTGCAGAAAGACAATTATTTTAATGTTGCAGAATTGACATTGCAAGATTATCACACCGGCACCCCAAACACCACCCTCGTTCCTCTCGCTTCACCCTGTTCGTCTTTCAGGTCAACGATCTGCATCGTGATCTTGTGCCTGAGTTTGCGGTTTAACACGGCAATTCTATCCTGTGTAATGGCCGTGGCGAGGCTTTTGTGGTCTTTGTTGAATTGCATCCTGAGTTCATGGGCTTTCCTGCGGCCAATGCCATCGTCTTCAATAATCATTTCTATGCCGCCGTTTTTCGGTTCGAACCGGATGCTGATATGCCCTTTTTCGTCCTTGTGTTTGATACCGTGCTCGATGGCGTTCTCAATAAAAGGCTGAGCAAGCATGGGCGGGATAAAAGTGTTTTCCGTATCAAGCCGTTTATCAACAAAAAGCTGATAGTCAAACTTTTCGCGGAAGCGCACTTTCTGAAGTTCTAAATAGTTTTCTATGGTGTTGATTTCGCGCTCAAGGGAAATTTGCTCCTCCAATGAGTTGTTCAGTATGCTGCGAACCAGTTCGGAAAAACGTGAAAGGTAGATGCTTGCATTGGTGTCGTCTTGTTTAACAATAAAATTCTGTATGCTGGCAAGGGAGTTGAAGATAAAATGAGGGTTCATCTGGGAGCGAAGGAGGCGTTGTTCGATTATAATTTTTTCCTGCATCTCACGAATTCTTCGTTGCCTGAAAAAGAAATAGCCCAGCATCAATGTCAGTAAAAGCGCCAGGATTACACTCAGGAAGATCAGGCTGTTGTTGCGTAGTTTTGATTGTTTTAGCGCATTGTCGGTTACCAGGAGGGCAAGCTGTTGTTCAATTTTTTCAGTCTCCAGCCTGATTTGCATTTTGCGCTCTTCCACCTTTTGCGTCAGATTGGTCATCGAATCATTGTATGCCGATTTCAGCTCGCTATGCTCCAATGCTTTGGCGTAATTTCCGATTGTCTTATACAATGTTGTGTAACGCTTATGCAAGCTCATCATTGTCCTGTAAAAACGCTGAATGATCTCTTCATCGTTGATGTTAAACAAGTATTGATAACCAGAATAAACGATTGGTTTTTTACTGCCATCTTCAACACTCCTTAACTGGTTTACAAATTCTACGGCATGAGATTGTGCAATGTTGTACCAATAAAGCGCAGAATCATATTGTTTAAGACTGAAATTGACAAATCCCAGAGCGCGGGCGTCTATAACAGAGCTGTACAATGATCCGGATTGTTTATGTTCATCATAGGAAACCCTGAGCAACTCCAGCGCCTCAGTAAATCTATCCTTTTTATACATCAATAATCCGATAGCAAATTCATCACCAATGTGCTGGCCAAAGTCCTTGTTTTTATTGACAGGGTAGTAACTTCGGGCGGCGTAGGTGTATTTCAATGCAGAATCATATTCTGCTGCAAATGCATATGTTTCAGCCAATGATGAGACAGCATTATGGTTCAATTCGTAAGGGAAATTGTGTTGCCGGCTTAATTCGATGTACTTCTGATAATACCTTACCGCGCTATCAAACTTCTTTGCTTCGCGGGCAGTGCCGCCTGCATAGGTATAGATTAAGGCTTCTTCGATTGGCGAAACAATACTCCTCTCTTCAGATTGTGAATTGCTGAGTATTACCATCATTAAATCATAGTATTTGAAGCTTAAAATGTAATCTTCTATGTCGTAGTTTAGTTTGCCGATGTCGCAATAAAGTTCCAACATTCGTCTCCGGTCGTTTCTCTTCTCGGCAATTTCGAGCGCCTTGTGCAGGTGAATCAAAGCCTCACGGTAATTACACTGCAGTGCATAAGCATTGCCGAAGTTTCGCAGGGCATACCTTCTTTCATCTTCATCATTAAATTTATCTGCAAGTTGAAGCGCCCGCTCAGCATAAAACAGCGCTGAATCGGGTGTGGACAGGGCGTGATAAAATGCAAGCTGGTTCCAGGCCTTCATCCTTTGATGATCGTCGGCATTGATCAGTTTGGGATAAATGGTATCGGAAGAATGGCCCAGCATTTTAACCGATAACTGGGCATGCAACTGACAGAAGCCAAAAATAAGAGCGGCCAGCAAGGCCAAACCAAAATAGGTTGTTTTTGTATTAAGCAACATCTGTTGTTTTAGGTCTACAATCTCCGCTAGCAGCGGGCTTGGATCCTTTAATTATTTCTGATTTCGGATTGCCGATTACCTAATACCGAATACCGATTACAATCTCCCAATCCCGTCTTCGGACTTCATACTTCCACTCCTTAAACCGGCACGCTAAACACCACCCTTGTTCCCTTTGCTTCGCCCTCTTCATCTTTCAAATCAATGATCTCCATTGTGATCTTGCTTTTCTGTTTGCGGTTGAGGGTTTTGATGCGTTCCTGTGTGATAGCAGTGGCCAGGCTTTTGTGATTTTTGTCATACTGCAACCTAAGTTCATGTGCTTTTTTACGCCCGATGCCATCGTCTTCAACAATTAATTCCATACTGCCGTTTTTGTGTTCGAACCGAACGCTGATATGACCTTTGCCTTCCTTGTGTTTGATGCCGTGCTCGATGGCATTTTCGATAAAAGGCTGGGCAAGCATGGGTGGAATAAAAGTGTTTTCCACATCCAAATGCTCATCCACAAACAGACTGAAGTCGAATTTTTTCGGAAAGCGCACTTTCTGCAGTTCCATGTAATTCTCAATTGTGCCAATTTCATGTTCCAATGTGATTTGCTCTTCCATCGAATTATTCAGGATACTGCGAACCAGTTCAGAGAATCTCGCCAGGTAAATGCTGGCACTGGTGTCGTCATGCTTTACGATAAAATTCTGCACGCTGGCCAGAGAGTTGAAGATAAAATGGGGGTTCATCTGGGAGCGGAGGAGGCGCTGTTCCAACAGGATTTTGTCCTGCTTCTCCCTGATGCGTCGCTGACGGAAAAGGAAAAAAACCAGCATCAGGGCGAACAAAAGCGCCAGGATCACACTCAGGAAAATCAG from Bacteroidales bacterium encodes the following:
- a CDS encoding nuclear transport factor 2 family protein, which encodes MKKLITILICQALLLASASAQELDKEVEDIKQVILSAYVEGIQNAGDVEAVEQGFHPGFDMLILQNNALNKLAIYNWMISIKRRKADPASADLPEVTCKFLDVDVTGDAAVVKLELHREGTLLFTDYLCLYRFEEGWKIVTKLFHRH
- a CDS encoding PQQ-dependent sugar dehydrogenase, whose translation is MKSLFQSLLITPIIFFLHSGIMAQSVITQTPFPGVSVPLILGLEHAGDQSGYLYPVSQQGRIYRFDKNSSNPTAEIWLDITDRLVSGGERGLLGLAFHPDFADNGRFYVNYTAPSPLRTVISSFETDPETGHALPDSETILLVFNQPFTNHNGGDIAFGPDGYLYIASGDGGSGGDPQNNAQNTQNLLGAMLRIDVDSTSGELNYAIPPDNPFAGSPDGRDEIFAWGLRNPWRFSFDSQNGSLWAGDVGQNAWEWIHIIENGKNYGWRVIEGSHCFNPPIGCDTTGLEMPVFEYSQDNGDRSITGGFVYYGSKNPALYGKYIYGDFTSGRIWALDYDYENGEAGNNIELLDLISNVSSFGVDEEGEIYVLTYSGGSILSLLAVPVAPLISEPSGGDTVYNIHTISWEEGPVVDQYNLQVSQSPFFESLVIDENTAEPSLEITLPDGVFYARVKAMNEAGESNFSTAVQYIVTGTIGMDDIRPNTALFGIISIEPNPATSFVSIRFQLPEKNYARIIMYNSLGEKLLDVAEGNFTTGSHDIGFQINRLKPGLYFLKMSSNGHEDARKLLIKN
- a CDS encoding sigma-54-dependent Fis family transcriptional regulator translates to MSEKLDSKILIVDDDADVLLAAKLFLRQHFNVVHTEKVPENIPTLLKTENYDVILLDMNFSRDATSGKEGFFWLNKILEIDPLAVVIFITGYGDIELAVQGIKEGATNFILKPWDNKKLLATITANLQVRHSKQEIDELRSKQKILLTHQDQAYGNLIGQSPSMQKVLATVDKVAKTDANVLILGENGTGKELIARAIHRASKRLDEVFISVDLGAISETLFESELFGFKKGAFTDAKEDRAGRFEAANKGSIFLDEIGNLSFPLQSKLLSVIQNRKVVRIGTNREIPIDVRLICATNMPLYQMVNDGKFRQDLLYRINTVEILLPPLRERVEDIPALSDHFLQIYCKKYKMPHKRISPVTFKRLEKHSWPGNIRELQHAIERAVIMSESNILEPHDFFLPHMEDPSAESMLPANMNLEETEKMLIRKVYDKHGGNISKAAKELGLTRASLYRRIEKYGL
- a CDS encoding ATP-binding protein; protein product: MVYRSFRFGVIARVILLAIAILLTIYLLKLTSHYLSGIIMIFVNILLIFELIRFVERTNRKLTLFLDSIRHSDFASSFSDKGKGKSFEELNRAFNEVIHDFKKTRAEKEEHFNYLQTVVQHVSIGIIAFRKDGKVDLSNNAAKGLLRINNLRLINDLAKLKSDLPEILLHMKAGDKHLCKIFVEDELLQLSVYATEFRMRGEEYVLISLQNISAELDEKEVESWQKLIRVLTHEIMNSITPISSLISTILQMLFKNEDGDLTLNKLDHEDREGLLLALKTIQNRGQGLLSFVEIYRNLTRIPKPNFRYFGVSEIIERAEILLSPKIEQLGIKFTTKIIPANLMITADPDLIDQVIINLMLNAMEAVKDNREPMISMVAYQNLNGRISIDVVDNGYGIKPDILDKIFMPFFTSKREGNGIGLSISRQMMYLHKGNITVKSKPGEGSIFTLTF
- a CDS encoding nitroreductase family protein, which produces MKKPAPVQYQIHTLLTHRWSPRAFSSRKIPVDKIKRLFEAARWAPSSSNDQEWRFIIGFKEDETHKKIFDTLVEFNQLWAGEAYMLVLICGQTISKKTDKPSPVFSYDVGQAVALLSVQATHEELFVHQMGGFDKDKARKLLELPAEIEPLAVMAIGYPGDASKLHPNLQPGEKSERVRNNFDTFVFTKKYGEPSGLFDDK
- a CDS encoding M28 family peptidase, producing the protein MNTTRHKHKNLRFAISDLRLGIYTIAFIMLFYSCGGRQQSSGVHTPSLAERIMKADVPYFNPDSAYHFVKQQVDFGPRVPNTSAHAACADYLSQTLGRFTPHVIVQEARVKAYDGTILNIKNIIGSFNPDTKNRVLLCAHWDSRPYADHDPDPANHYSPILGANDGASGVGVLLELARQLSLNPVNTGVDIIFFDAEDYGEHQSMQARTGDFWALGSQYWARNPHKPNYTARFGILLDMVGASNAVFTMEGTSMYYAPDIMKKVWDIAHQISYGSFFSYQRTNPIVDDHTYVNEIIRIPTIDIIHYSTDTETGFFEHWHTVNDNMDVIDKNTLKAVGKTVLTVLYLENQQL
- a CDS encoding PhoH family protein, whose product is MPVKTTTKARTARSVKVTETKKSAKIFVLDTSVILYNHSSIHNFEDNDIAIPITVLEELDNFKKGNEIINFEAREFIRIMDKMSANHTLQQWIPLGKENKGKFKVVMNETVADLPIDARTVFGDNKPDHRILNAALVLQKENPERKVILVTKDVNLRLKAKSLNLPAEDYKTGKIKDVEGLYSGKTLLEGLDKEAIDTLYQDGVCDPKIVGVSNPIPNHYYILKNTRNSALAFYNPVTKLMERIEKRSAYRINPRNAEQVFAIHALLNPNVRLVTLQGVAGTGKTLLALASALEQKRNFKQVYLSRPIVPLSNKDIGYLPGDIKSKVNPYMEPLHDNLKFIQNQYGEKDKEYKSITESVEKEKLLIQPLAYIRGRSISNVFFIVDEAQNLTPHEVKTIITRAGENTKIIFTGDIYQIDTPYLDSQSNGLSVLIDKIKYHPIYAHIRLEKGERSELANLANEML
- a CDS encoding lipocalin family protein — its product is MFRSLSLIVVVILSSSCMSSKSTPTKVGNVDLEKYAGIWYELASFPASFQKGCHCTTAEYQLTEKSYIRVINRCRRKAVDGKESGIRGRAYPVEGSNNTKLKVQFFWPFRGDYDIIMLAEDYSWAVVTSGKKYLWILSRTPEMDEKLFEELTIKLSAEGYDMSRLQRTVQACK